A window of the Halobacterium hubeiense genome harbors these coding sequences:
- the ftsZ gene encoding cell division protein FtsZ, with translation MDSIVQDAIDEAEEDSASEGGGTPAEGASASVPTGEMTDDELEDVLQELQTSITVVGCGGAGSNTIDRMFEEGIHGASLVAANTDVQHLVEIEADTKILMGQQKTQGRGAGSLPQVGEEAALESQDEIRDSIEGSDMVFVTAGLGGGTGTGSAPVVAKAAREAGALTIAIVTTPFTAEGEVRRTNAEAGLERLRDVADTVIVVPNDRLLDSVGKLPVREAFKVSDEVLMRSVKGITELITKPGLVNLDFADVRTVMEKGGVAMIGLGEADSDAKAADSVKSALRSPLLDVDISSANSALVNVTGGPDMSIEEAEGVVEQLYDRIDPDARIIWGTSVDEDIEGEMRTMVVVTGVDSPQIYGRNDAPEPEPEPDGGDSEIDDIDYVE, from the coding sequence ATGGACTCGATTGTGCAGGACGCCATCGACGAAGCCGAGGAGGACTCGGCTTCGGAGGGCGGCGGCACCCCAGCCGAGGGCGCGTCCGCCAGCGTTCCAACCGGGGAGATGACCGACGACGAACTCGAAGACGTCCTCCAGGAACTCCAGACGAGCATCACCGTCGTGGGCTGTGGCGGCGCCGGCTCGAACACCATCGACCGCATGTTCGAGGAGGGCATCCACGGCGCGTCGCTGGTCGCCGCGAACACCGACGTCCAGCACCTCGTCGAAATCGAGGCCGACACCAAGATTCTCATGGGCCAACAGAAGACCCAGGGCCGGGGCGCCGGCTCGCTCCCGCAGGTCGGCGAGGAAGCCGCCCTCGAATCACAGGACGAAATCCGGGACTCCATCGAGGGCTCGGACATGGTGTTCGTCACCGCCGGCCTCGGCGGCGGCACCGGCACCGGCTCCGCGCCCGTCGTCGCGAAGGCCGCCCGCGAGGCCGGCGCGCTCACCATCGCCATCGTCACCACGCCGTTCACCGCCGAAGGCGAGGTCCGCCGCACGAACGCCGAAGCCGGCCTCGAACGCCTCCGCGACGTCGCCGACACCGTCATCGTCGTCCCCAACGACCGCCTCCTCGACTCGGTCGGCAAGCTCCCCGTCCGAGAGGCGTTCAAGGTCTCGGACGAAGTCCTCATGCGCTCCGTGAAGGGCATCACAGAACTCATCACCAAGCCCGGCCTCGTCAACCTCGACTTCGCCGACGTTCGGACTGTCATGGAGAAGGGCGGCGTCGCCATGATCGGCCTCGGCGAAGCCGACTCCGACGCCAAGGCCGCCGACTCCGTCAAGTCCGCGCTGCGCTCCCCGCTGCTCGACGTCGACATCTCCTCCGCGAACTCCGCGCTCGTCAACGTGACCGGCGGCCCCGACATGAGCATCGAGGAGGCCGAGGGCGTCGTCGAACAGCTCTACGACCGCATCGACCCCGACGCCCGCATCATCTGGGGGACCAGCGTCGACGAGGACATCGAAGGCGAGATGCGCACCATGGTCGTCGTCACCGGTGTCGACTCCCCGCAGATTTACGGCCGCAACGACGCCCCCGAACCCGAACCGGAGCCGGACGGCGGCGACAGCGAAATCGACGACATCGACTACGTCGAATAG
- a CDS encoding amphi-Trp domain-containing protein has protein sequence MPEEVLFESESDRSREEIATYLRTIADNLESGKGITLKAGGDEVTLDPPSRPTFEVKAEREGATDGPKELSVEFELEWPEDGDTASESGELEIE, from the coding sequence ATGCCCGAAGAAGTCCTGTTCGAGTCCGAGAGCGATCGCAGCCGCGAGGAAATCGCCACCTACCTCCGCACTATCGCCGACAACCTCGAATCCGGCAAGGGAATCACGCTGAAAGCGGGCGGCGACGAGGTCACGCTCGACCCGCCGAGCCGTCCGACGTTCGAGGTCAAAGCCGAACGCGAGGGGGCGACCGACGGCCCGAAGGAACTGAGCGTCGAGTTCGAACTCGAGTGGCCCGAGGACGGCGACACAGCCAGCGAGAGCGGCGAACTCGAAATCGAGTAG
- a CDS encoding protein translocase SEC61 complex subunit gamma yields the protein MDVPLELSAYTRVLRLASTPSWEEFSQISKIAGAGILLVGLLGFVIFLVMEGVTSVI from the coding sequence ATGGACGTTCCCCTAGAGCTTTCCGCGTATACGCGCGTGCTCCGGCTGGCGAGCACGCCGTCGTGGGAGGAGTTCTCCCAGATTTCGAAAATCGCTGGCGCCGGCATCCTGCTGGTCGGACTGCTGGGCTTCGTCATCTTCCTGGTGATGGAAGGCGTCACGTCGGTGATATAA
- a CDS encoding transcription elongation factor Spt5, whose product MGVYAVKTTASQEQTVASMIANREADEIHAVLAPDALTSYVMVEADDHNIIERVMEEIPHARSLVPGESGISEVEHFLSPKPDVEGIAEGDIVELIAGPFKGEKAQVQRIDESKDQVTVELYEATVPIPVTVRGDQIRVLDSEER is encoded by the coding sequence ATGGGCGTGTACGCCGTCAAGACCACTGCGAGCCAGGAGCAGACCGTCGCCAGCATGATTGCCAACCGCGAGGCCGACGAGATTCACGCGGTGCTGGCGCCGGACGCGCTCACCAGCTACGTGATGGTCGAAGCAGACGACCACAACATCATCGAGCGCGTGATGGAGGAGATTCCCCACGCGCGCAGCCTCGTCCCCGGTGAGTCCGGCATCAGCGAGGTCGAGCACTTCCTCTCCCCGAAGCCCGACGTCGAGGGCATCGCGGAGGGCGACATCGTCGAACTCATCGCCGGCCCGTTCAAGGGCGAGAAGGCCCAGGTCCAGCGCATCGACGAGAGCAAAGACCAGGTCACCGTCGAACTGTACGAGGCGACCGTCCCGATTCCCGTGACGGTGCGGGGCGACCAGATTCGCGTGCTCGACTCCGAAGAACGCTAG
- a CDS encoding fumarylacetoacetate hydrolase family protein, whose product MRLARLRTDDGLVEGEYRDGVVATEDAEYVVGEDGTLAPPCDPSALYCVGRNYAETLDQMDYERPEQPDFFIKPPVSVVGHGDDVPYPTFTDELTYAGELAAVVGERCHRVDEADVPDVLRGFTIMNDLDALDQPGRTARKAFDGSGPLGPWIETDLDPTSIDMHTDVAGERRQEANTELMLFDPYEVVSFLSERFTFQPGDVVAFGSPANPGLVEPGDTVEITYEGVGTLENTIVEPAGEN is encoded by the coding sequence CCGACGACGGCCTCGTCGAGGGCGAGTACCGCGACGGCGTCGTCGCCACCGAGGACGCCGAGTACGTCGTCGGCGAGGACGGCACGCTCGCGCCGCCCTGCGACCCGTCGGCGCTGTACTGCGTCGGCCGCAACTACGCGGAGACGCTCGACCAGATGGACTACGAGCGGCCCGAGCAGCCCGACTTCTTCATCAAACCGCCGGTCTCCGTGGTCGGCCACGGCGACGACGTGCCGTACCCGACGTTCACCGACGAACTGACGTACGCGGGCGAACTCGCGGCGGTCGTCGGCGAGCGCTGTCACCGCGTGGACGAGGCCGACGTGCCGGACGTGCTCCGCGGGTTCACTATCATGAACGACCTCGACGCGCTCGACCAGCCGGGCCGCACCGCCCGGAAGGCCTTCGACGGGTCCGGGCCGCTCGGCCCGTGGATAGAAACCGACCTCGACCCCACGAGCATCGACATGCACACCGACGTCGCGGGCGAGCGCCGGCAGGAAGCCAACACCGAACTGATGCTGTTCGACCCCTACGAGGTCGTCTCGTTCCTCTCCGAGCGGTTCACGTTCCAGCCCGGTGACGTCGTCGCGTTCGGCAGCCCCGCGAACCCCGGGCTCGTCGAACCCGGCGACACCGTCGAAATCACCTACGAGGGCGTCGGCACGCTCGAGAACACGATTGTCGAACCGGCCGGCGAGAACTGA